The Chelonoidis abingdonii isolate Lonesome George chromosome 11, CheloAbing_2.0, whole genome shotgun sequence genomic interval ccccacagcgccccctgctgggagaggcctgGCTGGAGTAGCCAGCTCCTCCCTAGCCAGCACTCCTGCCCCGCTGCCCAGCCCGGTTAGCAGAACCCCACGTACCTGTCTGTTCATGGTGGCCATGGCCTTGGTGACGCCCTTCATGGCCTGGGCCATGGAGTTGTTGGACTTGAGGGTCTGGATCTTGAGCGACACGGCCTGGATGTTTGCTCGCATCATGATGAATTTCTTGACGTAGCGCCGGGTTCGCACCAGGTCCTTGGCCATGATCTTCACCGCGTCCTGCCAGGGGGATAGGTTACTGCCgagaccccacaccccctctccccatagCCCTCATCCCCCCGATCTTCACTGCCTCCTGCCAGGGGGATAGGTTACTGCCAgagaccccacaccccctctccccatagCCCTCATCTCCCCTGCTCTTCACCGCCTCCTGCCAGGGGGATGGGTTACAGCCAGAGaccccacactccctctccccacagccctcatcccccctgatCTTCACCACGTCCTGCCAGGGGGATGGGCTACTGCCAgagaccccacaccccctctccctatagccctcatcccccctgatCTTCACCGCCTCCTGCCAGGGGGATGGGTTACAGCCAGAGACCCATGTTCCCTCTCCCCATAGCCTCATCCCCCCTGATCTTCACCGCATCCTGCTGGAGGGGGGGAAATGGGTTACAGACAGAGACCCCTCATCCCCTCTGCTCTTCACCGCCTCCTGCCGGGGGGGATGGGTTACAACCAGAGACCCCTCATTCCCCCatagccctcatcccccctgctCTTCACTGCCTCCTGCCGGGGGGATGGGTTACTGCCAGAGACCACTCCCCCCatagccctcatcccccctgctCTTCACCACCTCCTGCCAGGGGGATGGGTTACAGCCAAAGACCACACATTCCCTCTCCCCATAGCCCTCATACCCCCTGATCTTCACCGCGTCCTGCTGGGGGGAAGGGTTACAGCGAGGAACACTCCCACGtacccttccttccccacactcTTCACTGTGGGTTACAGCTGGAGACACCCCTGTCCCCCATAACCTTCACCCCGTCATGAGGGGGGCAGGTTGGGCTCAAGCTGGAAATGCtccctcctggccctgcccctcgcTCACCATCTGCCCCTGTTTCGCCATCTTCTTGATGTCGGCGATGATCTTCTTCTCCTGGGTCTCCAGCTTCTGCCTCTCGCGGTCCATGTCCCGCATGGCCCGGTTCAGGGCTCGCTGGTTCTGCCGCAGCATCTCCTCTGGCGTCTTCCGGCGCCCGAACAGCAGGTCCATGCTGAGCGGGACAAGGGGCAGCCTGTGGCCATGGgggacagcagcagctcaggaacTTGCCAGGAAGGGGACAGCTAGGGGACCCCTGAGCAGCCCAGGCTGGGAGATGCAGGGAGTGAATCCTCTGAATCTGACAGAGTGGGGCAGACAGCTGGTCAGGGCTagtctccaccccccaccccagggggcagggcagctctACCCCTTGTGGGCTCAGATTTGGGTTCCCTGGACCCACGCTCTTCCCCGCAAagctggcagggccaggctgtccCCCTCCAGGCCATGAAATGGTAACAAGGTAGGAGTATCTGTGGGGCTGGCTCCATCATCTACGGCTGCCTTGGGTGCACAGGTGGCTCCCTCCAtcccattcccccctcctcccacagcactTTTCAAGGTGCACCCCGCCAAAATCTCTGTGCATTTCCCACCAGCAGCCCAGCCTGTCCCGACACACCCAGGGCACTGCTGTGCTACTCCCGGGGTCAGGCCCAGCAGCTCTTGGGAGAGGGGCCAGACCCAACTCCAGGCTGCACATGCAATAGGGTGACCCCGCAAGGCAGGGCACAACCCCaggcagcccctgctccagcctgggcaGGGGAGGCACAGTGAATGGGGCTGGCTGCCTCTAAGGGAGGAGAGGTGTCAGAGCAACAGGCAGCTCCGTTGGAGGGAGGGAACCTCCTGGACCTCACCCCAGGAAAAACCTCCCCTGCCATGCTCCATTCATGCACCTCCACAGACAGGACAACTCACTCTGCAGGAGCCAAGCCAggcacacacccctccccattgATTTGGGGCCACAGCtgatcccagctgctggcagcgCTGCCCCTGATAACCAAGGGGAAACACTACCCCCAACCCTGGGACGCGCTCAGGGCCAGCCAGCCAACACAGTACTCACTCAGGGGAGAAAGCAGTCTTGTTCCAGGGGGTGGCGGCTGGAAGAGGCAGGAAACGCTGGAGTCAGGTACGCACACACAGAGCGAGCTGCAGAGACAAGAGGGGAAGGTTAGTGGTGGTGGAAAGGTCTCGCTGAGGCCTGGGTTTGGGGCACTGCTCTGGCCGGACACACTGCCAGAGGGAATGGAATCCAGCGCCACTGCAAGAGACGGCACAGCCCTGGTGGCCTAGGAAGACTTATGCCCCCAAGACCCCCTGCTTCCGTCACAGTGCTCCAGACCCCAAGCcaggctggaaaaaaaacaataatttttgctgaaatcagattttttttttaaatttaaaccacaatgttttattttgtgtgttaaaatataattataataaataatacattttttttaaaacaaaatctgaatttaataccaagtatgttaaggcctaaacttataaTAATCTCTTCAAATGCttaaatataaagtaaatatgCTGAATCCAAGAGCCTCTGccaaaaatactgcattcaaGGTGGTTTTTCTACACAaagaattggggtggggggggaatacCGAACACCTGAGATCAAACTTTATAAATACAGCCCAATGGCTCGGTCAAAGTAATCATAGcatcatagacttcaaggtcagaaggaaccattgcaagccacagaacctcagccACCCTCCTGTAATATACCCCTAACCTCTGCCTGAGTTACTGGAGTCCTCAAGTCATGATTTAGAGATTTCAAGTTCCAGAGATTCCACCATATACACTAGTTTAaccctgcaagtgacccatgccccataggaaggcaaaaaatccctagggtctctgccaatctggccccggggaaaattccttcccgaccccaaatatgccaATCAGTTAGACCCAGAGCATGTGCGCAAGagccaccagccagacacctgggaaagaatttgctgTAGTAACTCTCTACTCACGTACTGTCCCATCACCAgccgttggagatatttgctgctagctatttaggaaaaagaacaggagtacttgtggcaccctagagactaacatttaagcataagctttcgtgggctagaacccacttcatcagtcttctttttgcagatacagactaacacagctgctactctgaaaccagctaTTTAAGAGACTCTCTCGTTTTCAAGAGAGGGAAGTAGGAACTTAAGCTCAGTCACTTTCACTTGGGGACATCTGAAAACTTCCCCCCAGGATGAtttgaaataatcagtttaattcactgaGAACAATTAAACCCTCCGGTTAATAATGAATCATTTTGCTGTAAACATGAAAAGTGTTCTGATATGAGACATTTATGGATCTAAAGCATTTAGGATTGTTTTGGTTAATAAATGTACATTTTAGATGTTGTTTTGTGCAGGCAGTTAAAGTCCAGTTACtatccaaatgcagcttgacacaaatcctGAGTGAACAATTAATGCTCTAGGAGATAAGCAATTTGGCATTCGCTATTTGCTAACATAGTGAAAAAAGTCAATTAATTCATAAGAATTTGAGAGTATTAAGTACATAGTTACTTAAACAAACATATATAATTATAGGGAGCTCTCCCAGGCAGCACAAAGATGTCCCACTGCCGGCATCCAAGCTCTGTTATTAGCTGTAAACCGATCTGTGTAAACGGGTCTAGTGACCCCAACTGGGGTAGATGcatctttctttggaaaataaCTGGCACCCAAAgagaaaagtttattaaaatagATGGTTTTAATAGAGGCTTCACGTGCGGTGATTTCAGTTAATccacccagccccttcccacagcTGGGCCCTCTAGAGCCCTCCCCCCTCCNCCCCCCGCCCGCCGTCCCAGGGGCTCAGCCCCTCCCGCTCTGCCCCGCGGCCCCGGCCCGGACTCCCCCAGCGGGGCTCCCCGCTGCTTCCCCCCCCGCGCCCCACGGAAATGACGGAGGCGGAGACAACCCCCCCCGGGGTCTcacccgccgccgccgccgctctCGGTCAGTCTGTTTCCTTCTCTCACTTCCGCCTTCGCCCTGATGACGTCACAGACACGTGAAGGGCGTGGCGTCAAGTGACGGTGTGGTGGGCGGAGCCCCGCAGGCACCACAGAAGTCACCCCCCCCCGGAAGTCACCATCGAGAGGAAGTGCAGAGCGACCCCCCCCTCCGGCAGAGCACAGAGAAGAGGGCTAGAGTGGCACCCCcgcgctcctcccctcccccgtctCTCTAGCGCCCCGCCCCCAGCAGGAGAGACACGGGGGGCGGGgcggaagagggggaagggagccgCTGCGGGAGCCAACTTTCTAACGGCAGAGAACTACGCTCTCTGCCCCGCCCCTTtcccgaggccccgccccctcgGGCCATCTCCCAgggattgggatgtgggaggggtgcgggctctggccgGAGCAGGGCGACCCAGCGCCCTGCTCTTGTGACCCGATATTGGGGGCTTTGTCTTAcgtaggcacctattacccccacccccccgtctggtcaccctagcgggggtgctggagccagggcagggccagaaacgaggggctcagggtgcaagaggtggctcctggctggggcaggggattggggtgcaggagctggTGAGGGCTCCAGGTGGCACTGACTTCAGGAAGCGGGGGCATGTccctccaggccccagctcctaggcagaggggtaaCCCCAGGGGTAGG includes:
- the CHMP2A gene encoding charged multivesicular body protein 2a, whose amino-acid sequence is MDLLFGRRKTPEEMLRQNQRALNRAMRDMDRERQKLETQEKKIIADIKKMAKQGQMDAVKIMAKDLVRTRRYVKKFIMMRANIQAVSLKIQTLKSNNSMAQAMKGVTKAMATMNRQLKLPQIQKIMMEFEKQSEIMDMKEEMMNDAIDDAMGDEDDEEESDAVVSQVLDELGLTLTDELSNLPSTGASLSVTAGKKAEPSAALADADADLEERLKNLRRD